Genomic window (Pseudomonas xantholysinigenes):
TACGCCTTCATGCAGGCCACCGGCATGGTCATGGACCACACCACTGACTGCGATCGCTACGCCGCCTTGCTGCGCTGAGGGGTTACAATGCGCGCCTTGCTGAAATAAGGAATTCGCCTGTGGAAAAGTTCAAGGGCGCCCTGATGGTCGGGGTGCTGCGCCTGTTTGCCAAGCTGCCCTGGAGCGCTGTGCAGCGCGTCGGCGCCGGTATCGGCTGGCTGATGTGGAAAATCCCCAATGGCTCGCGCAATGTCGTGCGCATCAACCTGGCCAAGTGTTTCCCTGAGATGGACCCGGTCGAGCGTGAGCAACTGGTGGGCCGTGCATTGAAGGATATTGGCAAGTCGTTCGTCGAGAGCGCCTGTGCCTGGATCTGGCCACCGCAGCGCTCGTTGGACCTGGTCAAGGAAGTGCACGGCCTGGAAGTGCTGGAGCAGGCCCTGGCCTCGGGCAAGGGCGTGGTGGGCATCACCAGCCACCTGGGCAACTGGGAAGTGCTCAATCACTTCTATTGCAACCAGTGCAAACCGATCATCTTCTATCGTCCGCCCAAGCTGAAGGCGGTGGATGACCTGCTGCGTGAACAGCGCGTGCAGATGGGCAACCGCGTGGCGCCTTCGACCAAGGAAGGCATCCTCAGCGTGATCAAGGAAGTGCGCCGGGGTGGTCAGGTGGGGATTCCTGCGGATCCAGAGCCGGCCGAGTCGGCGGGTGTGTTCGTGCCTTTCCTGGGTACCCAGGCGCTGACCAGCAAGTTCGTGCCGAACATGCTGGCCGGTGGCAAGGCGGTCGGGGTGTTCCTGCATGCCCTGCGGCTGCCGGATGGCTCGGGCTTCAAGGTGTTCCTGGAAGCGGCACCAGAAGCGATGTACAGCACCGATGTAACTGAATCGGCAGCGGCCATGAGCAAGGTGGTCGAGCGTTATGTGCGCGAGTATCCGAGCCAGTACATGTGGAGCATGAAGCGCTTCAAGAAGCGTCCGGCTGGGGAAACACGTTGGTATTAAGAACCTGGGGGCGCTTTGCGCCCCTTTCGCGACGCAAGGCCGCTCCTACAGGGTAATGCGATCTCCTGTAGGAGCGGCCTTGCGTCGCGATGGGCTGCAAAGCAGCCCCGGCGATTTCAGACCTTATTCAATTTCTTCAGAAACACCGTCATCTCCTTCTCGGCCTGCTTGTCCCCATGGGCCTGCGCCGCCTCGATCCCCTCCTCCCAGGCCTTGCGCGCCCCAGCCAGGTCACCCTGCAGCTGATAGGCCTTGCCCAGCAGCTTCCACGCCGCCGAGTACTTCGGATCCTGCTGCACACAGGCCGCCAGGTGCAGCGCCGCTTCAGCCCCATTGCCTTCATCCAGCCAGGCCTTGCCCAGCCCGAACCTCAGCAGCGGGTTATCCACACCCTTGGCCAGCATCTTCTCCAGCGATTCGCGCATAGGTCTCTCTCCCGAATCCATGATGTTGCGAGCGCCTGTGGGAGCGGATTCACCCGCGAATGCGTCGGTAGATCGACAATCGCATTCGCGGGTAAACCCGCTCCCACAGGGGGAAATGAACTAGAAGAAACTCAGGCCCACGTGGAACAGCTTCTCCACGTCCCGAATATGCTTTTTATCCACAACGAACAGGATCACATGGTCGCCCGACTCGATCACCGTGTCGTCATGGGCGATCAGCACCTCCTCGTCGCGGATGATCGCGCCGATGGTGGTGCCCGGCGGCAACGAGATGTCCTCGATGGCCTTGCCCACCACCTTGCTCGATTTTGAATCGCCATGGGCCACCGCCTCGATGGCTTCGGCCGCGCCACGGCGCAGCGAGTGCACGCTGACGATATCGCCGCGGCGCACGTGGGCCAGCAAGGTGCCGATGGTAGCCAACTGCGGGCTGATGGCGATGTCGATCTCACCACCCTGCACCAGGTCGACGTAGGCTGGGTTGTTGATGATGGTCATCACCTTGCGCGCCCCCAGGCGCTTGGCCAGCAGCGACGACATGATGTTGGCCTCGTCGTCGTTGGTCAGGGCCAGGAAGAGATCGGCGTCGGCGATGTTCTCTTCGAGCATCAGGTCCTTGTCCGAGGCGCTGCCCTGCAGCACCACAGTGCTCTCCAGAGTGTCGGAGAGCTGGCGGCAGCGCGCCGGGCTCTTCTCGATGATCTTCACCTGGTAGCGGCTCTCGATGGCCTCGGCCAGGCGCTCGCCGATCTGCCCGCCACCGGCGATGACCACGCGCTTGTTGGTTTCGTCGATGCGCCGCAGCTCGCCCATCACCGCGCGGATGTCCTTGCGCGCGGCAATGAAGAACACTTCGTCGTCGGCCTCGATCACCGTGTCGCCCTGCGGGGTGATCGGCCGGTCGCGGCGGAAGATCGCCGCCACGCGGGTATCGACGTTGGGCATGTGCGCGCGGATCTGGCGCAGTTGCTGGCCCACCAGCGGCCCGCCGTAATAGGCGCGGACCGCCACCAGCTGGGCCTTGCCCTCGGCGAAGTCGATCACCTGCAATGAACCTGGATGTTCGATCAGGCGCTTGATGTAGTTGGTCACCACCTGTTCGGGGCTGATCAGCACGTCCACGGGAATGTGGTCGTTGTCGAACAACTCTTCGCGGGTGAGGTAGGCCGACTCGCGCACCCGGGCGATCTTGGTCGGGGTGTGGAACAGCGAGTAGGCGACCTGGCAGGCGACCATATTGGTCTCGTCGCTGTTGGTCACCGCCACCAGCATATCGGCGTCGTCGGCGCCGGCCTGGCGCAGCACCGTCGGCAGCGAGGCGCGGCCTTGCACGGTGCGGATGTCCAGGCGGTCGCCCAGGTCGCGCAGGCGCTCGCTGTCGGTGTCGACCACGGTGATGTCGTTGGCTTCGCTGGCCAGGTGCTCCGCCAGCGTGCCGCCCACTTGCCCTGCGCCGAGGATGATGATCTTCATCCGCTACTCCCTACCCTTTTGTTCTTACCCGCGCGAAGCGGCGATCTTGATCAGTTTGGCGTAATAGAACCCGTCATGGCCGCCTTCCTGGGCCAGCAACTGGCGGCCGTGGGGCTGGCGCAGGCCGGCTTCGGTGGCCAGGTCCAACTCGCGGGCACCAGGGGTGCGGGCGAGGAAGGCATCGATCACTTCGGTGTTCTCGGTCGGCAGGCTTGAGCAGGTGGCGTAGAGCAGCATGCCGCCCACCTCCAGCGTCGGCCACAGGGCGTCGAGCAATTCGCCTTGCAGCGCGGCCAGGGCCGGAATGTCCTCGGCCTGGCGGGTCAGCTTGATG
Coding sequences:
- the trkA gene encoding Trk system potassium transporter TrkA, translated to MKIIILGAGQVGGTLAEHLASEANDITVVDTDSERLRDLGDRLDIRTVQGRASLPTVLRQAGADDADMLVAVTNSDETNMVACQVAYSLFHTPTKIARVRESAYLTREELFDNDHIPVDVLISPEQVVTNYIKRLIEHPGSLQVIDFAEGKAQLVAVRAYYGGPLVGQQLRQIRAHMPNVDTRVAAIFRRDRPITPQGDTVIEADDEVFFIAARKDIRAVMGELRRIDETNKRVVIAGGGQIGERLAEAIESRYQVKIIEKSPARCRQLSDTLESTVVLQGSASDKDLMLEENIADADLFLALTNDDEANIMSSLLAKRLGARKVMTIINNPAYVDLVQGGEIDIAISPQLATIGTLLAHVRRGDIVSVHSLRRGAAEAIEAVAHGDSKSSKVVGKAIEDISLPPGTTIGAIIRDEEVLIAHDDTVIESGDHVILFVVDKKHIRDVEKLFHVGLSFF
- a CDS encoding lysophospholipid acyltransferase, with the protein product MEKFKGALMVGVLRLFAKLPWSAVQRVGAGIGWLMWKIPNGSRNVVRINLAKCFPEMDPVEREQLVGRALKDIGKSFVESACAWIWPPQRSLDLVKEVHGLEVLEQALASGKGVVGITSHLGNWEVLNHFYCNQCKPIIFYRPPKLKAVDDLLREQRVQMGNRVAPSTKEGILSVIKEVRRGGQVGIPADPEPAESAGVFVPFLGTQALTSKFVPNMLAGGKAVGVFLHALRLPDGSGFKVFLEAAPEAMYSTDVTESAAAMSKVVERYVREYPSQYMWSMKRFKKRPAGETRWY
- a CDS encoding tetratricopeptide repeat protein translates to MRESLEKMLAKGVDNPLLRFGLGKAWLDEGNGAEAALHLAACVQQDPKYSAAWKLLGKAYQLQGDLAGARKAWEEGIEAAQAHGDKQAEKEMTVFLKKLNKV